GCCAATGTAGAGAAGTTGATGGTCTAAAGTATAAACAAAATAGATTCCAGGTTGAGAGGGTAATTTTACCCGTTCAGTGATATGAACCGAGGGTATAGAACTTAGTAACATCCCGATAATTACATCGGTCTTATTTTGTCGAGTCTGTTCTACTTGTTCATCAATACCCTTCATTAACTCAGAGGGACATCTGATAGTAAAGCTTGATGTGGATTGAGTTTTAGCCATGTTAGACAACGTTAATTATTTTAACTTGTATTGTAATCTAATTTGTCTAACAAATGTAAGTGAAATAACCTAATTATACTTAACTGATACAAATAGTAAAATTAACTAACTACTTATAGTTACGCTGCACATATAAACGTATAACACTGTTAAACAATATGTATATTATACTGTTTAATTTAGGAGTATTTAAAAATATAAGTAAGCACGAGTAAACTGTCTTTACTTAATAAAGTAAATTACATAAGACAGTGTTGTGTTGTTAAATATATAGTGTAGTTGATTATGTCTAACAAATATAGTTATTTATTCAGAAAGCTGGTTAAACTTGAGAGTTAATATAAGAGTTTAGCTAATTCACTTAATAAATTAATTAGAGTATTATCTTAATAAGAATGCACTGTATAATAAATAAAATTATAAATACTTTCAGCTTAGACTGTAACTGTATGTTAAGTAGTTAATTTGTTATTGTTATTATTTGTATTTTTCTGATAGAGTAAAAATAATGATCCTCTATGAAAAGCATTAATATCTTTTCTAAACTACTTAAATGTTTAGATTTTAGGTTCATAAATTAAAATTTGATATTAAATCTTCACAAAATGTTAAATCGTTTAAATTGGCCTGAAATTGTTGGTGGAATTATTGGAAGTATTTTAACAGTTTTTGGTTTATATCTATTTGATAAAATTGGTTTAATTAGTTCAGAAATTGTTATTCCATCAAAGGCAATAATTCCTTTTAATTCAAATGAATGTCCTAGTGGTTGGTCAGATTATAGTCAAAGTGCTGGTCGTTTTATTATCGGTGTTGGTCAAGGAAGTAATCTTACAGAGAGAAGATTGGGAGATTTAGGTGGAACAGAAAAACATATGTTAACTGTTGATGAGATACCACAACATTATCATAACTACGAAGATTATCATTATTATGATCAAGAGATAGGTGATCCAAATTATCAAACTCCTCAGGGTGATGAAACTGGTATATTAAAATATAGAGAAGGACAAACTACCGAAATTGGCGGGGGAA
Above is a genomic segment from Crocosphaera subtropica ATCC 51142 containing:
- a CDS encoding phage tail protein, giving the protein MLNRLNWPEIVGGIIGSILTVFGLYLFDKIGLISSEIVIPSKAIIPFNSNECPSGWSDYSQSAGRFIIGVGQGSNLTERRLGDLGGTEKHMLTVDEIPQHYHNYEDYHYYDQEIGDPNYQTPQGDETGILKYREGQTTEIGGGKPHENIPPFVALKYCEKE